Proteins found in one Mucilaginibacter gracilis genomic segment:
- a CDS encoding plasmid mobilization protein codes for METLGKGEEADTGIKPKHKGGRPKKRIRRDREVKIRLTNTELFFVKSKAKEARMRMADWFRRVAITSKIVPLLSREDRELLHIITGMANNLNQLTKLAHTGGILIVARRCDELLIQIDEAIQYFNRHDRENTKTGEKL; via the coding sequence ATGGAAACTTTGGGAAAGGGCGAAGAAGCAGACACAGGTATCAAGCCGAAGCATAAAGGAGGAAGGCCGAAGAAAAGAATACGGCGTGACCGGGAAGTTAAGATCAGGTTGACGAATACAGAGTTATTCTTCGTGAAGTCAAAAGCTAAGGAGGCACGGATGCGGATGGCTGACTGGTTCCGCAGAGTTGCGATCACTTCTAAGATTGTTCCATTGTTGAGCCGGGAGGACCGGGAACTGTTGCACATTATTACAGGTATGGCTAACAACCTAAATCAACTAACCAAGCTGGCGCACACCGGGGGGATATTAATAGTGGCGAGACGGTGCGACGAGTTACTGATTCAGATAGACGAAGCTATCCAATATTTTAACAGGCATGATCGGGAAAATACCAAAACCGGGGAAAAGCTTTAA
- a CDS encoding histone H1: MEKFNALKELIASAEKEAAAFYDKGNKAAGTRLRNAMQELKVAASDIRKEVTEKKNEA; encoded by the coding sequence ATGGAAAAATTCAATGCATTAAAGGAATTAATAGCTTCTGCTGAAAAAGAAGCAGCTGCATTTTATGACAAGGGTAACAAAGCCGCTGGAACACGTTTAAGAAATGCGATGCAGGAACTTAAAGTGGCAGCTTCTGATATTCGTAAAGAAGTAACAGAGAAAAAAAACGAAGCATAA
- a CDS encoding helix-turn-helix domain-containing protein: protein MQIDFITKEDLKQFKAELVQELKEALIGKVKPTGKEWLKSQEVRVLLGISPGTLQNLRINGTLPFTKIGGMLYYRQEDITKLLEKGVNG from the coding sequence GTGCAGATAGATTTTATTACCAAAGAAGACCTCAAACAGTTCAAGGCAGAGCTGGTACAGGAACTCAAAGAAGCCTTGATCGGTAAGGTTAAACCCACAGGAAAAGAATGGTTAAAGAGCCAGGAAGTACGAGTCTTGCTCGGTATTTCGCCAGGCACATTACAGAACCTGCGCATCAACGGAACGCTACCTTTCACCAAGATCGGTGGCATGCTTTATTACCGACAGGAGGACATCACCAAGCTATTGGAGAAAGGGGTTAACGGGTGA
- a CDS encoding relaxase/mobilization nuclease domain-containing protein yields MKKEATILDADGIRIDNIAHTINDFNMQRKMNPNLGQAVGHIALSWSENDIPKLNDEVMTDIAKEYLQKMKIQETQVLIVRHQDKCHPHLHIIYNRVDNNGKTIRDNFQHIKNIKVAKELTLKYGFFMAENKMQVNRQQLKGADKVKYELFDTIKQLSKQVRSLDELKQILSTRGVEMIYKFKSGTKEVQGISFSKGEYKFKGSEIDRSLSFGRLTQAIEQNKWQNESEQAKQQQPTHEPKQIQIPIYTQPLNTGCKSLLEVLLEPDYVDPMPNIYDTDERKRKRKKKPHESHKISR; encoded by the coding sequence ATGAAAAAAGAGGCAACGATTTTGGATGCCGATGGCATCCGCATCGACAATATTGCGCACACGATTAACGACTTCAATATGCAGCGTAAAATGAATCCAAATTTGGGTCAGGCTGTCGGTCATATAGCTTTGAGTTGGAGCGAAAATGACATACCAAAATTGAATGATGAGGTGATGACAGACATCGCAAAAGAATACCTGCAAAAAATGAAAATTCAGGAAACGCAGGTACTGATTGTCCGGCACCAGGATAAGTGTCATCCACACCTTCATATCATCTATAACCGGGTTGATAACAATGGCAAAACCATACGCGATAATTTCCAGCACATCAAAAATATCAAGGTCGCCAAAGAGTTGACTTTGAAGTATGGATTCTTTATGGCTGAAAATAAAATGCAGGTCAATCGCCAGCAGTTGAAGGGCGCCGATAAAGTGAAGTACGAACTGTTCGACACGATCAAACAATTAAGTAAGCAAGTTAGAAGTTTGGATGAGTTAAAGCAAATACTTTCGACCAGAGGCGTTGAAATGATTTACAAATTCAAGAGTGGTACAAAAGAAGTGCAAGGTATCAGTTTCAGCAAGGGCGAATATAAGTTCAAAGGTTCGGAAATAGACCGCAGTTTGAGTTTCGGCAGATTAACCCAGGCCATTGAGCAGAATAAATGGCAAAATGAATCAGAGCAAGCAAAGCAACAGCAGCCAACACACGAGCCTAAACAAATACAAATTCCGATTTACACTCAACCACTTAACACCGGATGCAAGTCCTTACTTGAAGTTTTACTGGAACCGGATTATGTAGATCCGATGCCAAACATCTACGATACTGACGAAAGAAAAAGGAAGAGAAAAAAGAAACCGCATGAGAGCCATAAAATCAGCAGGTAA
- a CDS encoding SusC/RagA family TonB-linked outer membrane protein, whose product MRKLLLTISLMLSVALWSYGQSRTVTGTVTDDKNELLPGATIMVKGTSTVTSTNIKGAYSINVSDENAILVVSFVGFDNLEVKVGKQSVHNIQLLQQSKTLSDVVVTGYQTQKKADLTGAVSVVDVKELKKMPNNNPIQALQGRVPGMLIYTDGSPSGSNVNILIRGISSINGTNPLYVIDGVATTAGMHELNPNDIESIQVLKDASSASIYGSRAASGVIIITTKKAKKGELQVNANARRSYSFYESKLNVLDAEGYGKAAWQASANDAIAYGGSPLSSYLIYQFDWKQNANGTYSLNKINIPEYIDPAKTMKTANTDWFKEISQTGISQNYDLSVAHGTDKGSSVFSMDYTDNQGIVKTTDFKRISARMNTDYKLINDKLLIGENFTASTTQEVQGNTLNAALQALPVIPVHTVDGIGWGGPYGGMNDRQNPVRLLEDNKQNHYNYLRLFGNAFADLEVINGLHLRSSLGIDYGNYTMRNMQLAYVSGYLNNPINQVTMTNSNTTKLTWTNTLDYKRIIGKHSIDVLGGFEAYKENNLDFSASRQGFASEDPNYMYLNAGTGLKDNGGGASEYRLLSYFGKVNYVYNEKYLASATVRYDGSSRFGTNNQFGLFPAFSVGWRINNEDFIKNNVRFISDLKLRYGYGKNGNQDNIPATASKTLYATNYNGTSYNFSGSGSGNLPSGYQIIQRSNDDVKWETTTQSNLGLDFGFLEQKVFGSVDVFVKKTSDMLITPAYIAVIGEGGNRTVNGASLENRGFEFLIGYRGRIASKVDFEVTGNIATYRNKFTSLPAEVVNSYGGNGTGDNILGHAVGSGYGYVADGLFTTTDQVLTSADQLGKGLGRIRYKDLNGDGVINEKDQAWIFNPTPDYTYGVNFNFSYKGFDLTMFFQGVGNQQINVQDIKSATDFWSVSETGSNKGTRLLNAWSVSNPNSTIPALTLTDRNNESRFSTYYIENGRYLKLRNLQIGYSLPKNLLSKIKASNFNVYVSGQNLFTIKSKSFSGVDPEIPSYGYPIPTMITTGIKVAF is encoded by the coding sequence ATGAGAAAACTATTACTAACAATCTCTTTGATGCTTTCAGTAGCATTATGGAGCTACGGTCAGTCCAGAACGGTTACGGGTACCGTTACTGACGATAAAAATGAATTATTACCCGGTGCAACTATTATGGTTAAAGGTACAAGTACTGTAACCTCAACCAACATTAAAGGTGCGTATAGCATTAACGTTTCCGATGAAAATGCCATTTTGGTTGTTTCATTTGTCGGGTTCGACAATTTAGAAGTTAAAGTTGGAAAGCAAAGTGTCCATAACATTCAACTACTTCAGCAAAGTAAAACGCTGAGTGATGTGGTAGTTACAGGCTACCAAACACAAAAGAAAGCCGATTTAACAGGTGCTGTATCTGTGGTCGACGTAAAAGAGTTGAAAAAAATGCCTAACAACAACCCAATACAGGCACTGCAGGGAAGAGTACCGGGTATGCTTATTTACACAGATGGATCGCCAAGTGGCAGCAATGTCAATATACTTATCCGCGGTATCAGTTCTATCAATGGCACAAACCCGCTGTATGTGATAGACGGTGTGGCTACAACAGCAGGTATGCACGAGTTAAACCCTAATGATATCGAAAGCATTCAGGTTTTAAAAGATGCATCATCAGCCTCTATTTACGGTTCGCGGGCGGCCAGTGGCGTAATTATTATTACGACTAAAAAAGCTAAAAAAGGCGAATTACAGGTTAATGCTAACGCACGCCGGAGTTACTCTTTCTATGAAAGTAAACTTAATGTATTAGATGCCGAAGGATATGGAAAAGCTGCATGGCAAGCCAGCGCGAACGACGCTATTGCTTATGGAGGCAGTCCGTTAAGTAGTTATCTGATTTATCAGTTTGACTGGAAGCAGAATGCAAATGGAACGTACAGCCTCAATAAGATCAATATTCCCGAATACATTGACCCTGCAAAGACGATGAAAACGGCTAATACCGATTGGTTTAAGGAAATTTCGCAAACAGGTATCTCGCAAAACTACGATTTGTCTGTGGCGCATGGTACTGATAAAGGAAGTAGTGTTTTTTCGATGGACTATACCGATAACCAGGGCATAGTTAAAACTACCGATTTTAAGCGTATATCAGCCAGAATGAATACCGATTACAAGCTAATTAACGATAAGCTACTGATTGGCGAGAATTTTACGGCCAGCACCACACAAGAGGTGCAGGGCAACACGCTGAATGCTGCGTTACAGGCATTACCCGTTATACCGGTACATACTGTTGACGGGATAGGTTGGGGCGGACCATATGGCGGTATGAACGACCGACAAAACCCGGTAAGGCTGCTGGAAGATAACAAGCAGAACCACTATAATTATTTACGCTTGTTTGGTAACGCTTTTGCCGATCTGGAAGTTATTAACGGTTTGCACCTGAGATCAAGCTTAGGTATTGATTATGGAAACTACACTATGCGTAATATGCAATTAGCGTATGTTTCGGGTTATCTCAATAATCCGATTAATCAGGTAACTATGACGAATTCGAACACAACAAAGTTAACGTGGACCAATACGCTGGATTACAAAAGGATAATTGGCAAACACAGTATTGATGTGTTAGGCGGTTTTGAGGCTTACAAAGAAAACAATCTTGATTTTTCGGCAAGCCGGCAGGGCTTTGCCAGCGAAGACCCTAATTACATGTATCTTAATGCAGGTACAGGGCTAAAAGATAATGGCGGCGGGGCTTCAGAATATCGTTTGCTGTCTTACTTCGGTAAAGTAAATTACGTTTACAACGAAAAATATCTGGCATCAGCAACGGTAAGGTATGACGGATCATCAAGATTCGGTACCAATAACCAATTCGGTTTGTTCCCTGCCTTTAGCGTAGGCTGGCGTATCAATAACGAAGACTTTATCAAAAATAATGTTCGTTTTATTTCTGACCTGAAATTGCGTTATGGTTACGGTAAAAACGGTAATCAGGATAATATCCCGGCTACAGCAAGCAAAACTTTATATGCAACAAATTATAACGGTACCTCCTACAATTTTTCGGGAAGCGGCTCGGGTAATTTGCCATCGGGCTACCAAATCATTCAGCGTAGCAACGATGATGTGAAGTGGGAAACAACTACCCAATCTAATTTGGGTTTGGACTTTGGCTTCCTGGAGCAAAAGGTATTTGGTTCTGTTGATGTATTTGTAAAGAAAACGTCGGATATGCTTATCACACCAGCTTACATAGCTGTAATTGGTGAGGGCGGTAACCGCACGGTGAACGGTGCCAGTTTAGAAAATAGAGGTTTTGAGTTTCTAATAGGCTACAGGGGAAGGATAGCTTCCAAAGTTGACTTCGAGGTAACCGGAAATATTGCAACTTATCGCAACAAATTTACTTCGTTACCTGCCGAGGTTGTTAATAGTTACGGTGGAAACGGAACCGGTGATAACATTCTTGGTCATGCAGTGGGTTCGGGTTATGGCTACGTTGCCGATGGCTTGTTTACCACAACCGATCAGGTACTTACTTCGGCCGATCAGTTGGGTAAAGGCCTTGGCCGTATCCGTTACAAGGATTTGAATGGCGACGGCGTGATAAACGAAAAAGACCAGGCCTGGATATTTAACCCTACTCCCGATTATACCTATGGTGTTAATTTCAATTTTTCGTACAAAGGTTTCGATCTGACGATGTTTTTCCAAGGAGTTGGCAACCAGCAAATTAATGTACAGGACATCAAATCGGCTACTGATTTTTGGAGTGTGAGCGAAACCGGTTCCAACAAAGGAACGCGCCTTTTAAATGCCTGGTCGGTTTCAAACCCCAATTCAACTATTCCGGCACTAACGCTTACCGACCGCAATAACGAAAGCAGGTTTTCTACCTATTATATTGAAAACGGGAGGTATTTAAAACTACGAAATTTACAGATAGGTTACAGTCTGCCTAAAAATCTGTTAAGTAAAATTAAAGCCAGCAACTTTAATGTTTATGTAAGTGGGCAAAACCTGTTTACTATAAAATCAAAAAGTTTCAGCGGAGTCGATCCCGAAATACCATCATACGGTTATCCTATTCCTACTATGATTACGACCGGGATAAAAGTAGCCTTTTAG
- a CDS encoding sugar porter family MFS transporter, whose protein sequence is MRNNSVLAWSMVVALGGFLFGFDTAVISGAEKSIQQFWHLSVLEHGLTISIALIGTVIGSLLGSKPSDRFGRKNTLYFVAAAYLLSSLGTALADNWYIFLAFRFLGGLGVGASSVTAPIYISEVSPADRRGRLVGLFQFNVVLGILVSYLSNYLISQGGEASWRWMLGVQAFPALIFLVLIRFIPESPRWLILKKGDMDKALRILRVINPLNCEDELIAIQNSKLESDQSANSNNLFSGQFKTPVMLAVLFAFFNQVSGINAIIYYAPRIFEMAGLGAHSSLLSTVGIGIINFIFTLLAINIIDKVGRKLLMVIGSFGLIAALFMVSFTFYQGNFNGFAIPIYMMIFIAFFAFSQGAVIWVFISEIFPNQVRAKGQTLGSSTHWIMAAIIAFSFPYFAEKLGGTITFSFFGTMMVLQLIFVWRLMPETKGKSLEQIEDNIVLMH, encoded by the coding sequence ATGAGAAATAATTCCGTCCTGGCATGGTCCATGGTCGTAGCCCTTGGCGGCTTTTTATTTGGCTTTGATACGGCAGTAATATCCGGCGCCGAAAAATCCATCCAGCAATTTTGGCACCTTTCGGTATTGGAGCATGGTTTAACCATTTCTATTGCGCTTATCGGTACTGTTATCGGTTCGCTGCTGGGTTCTAAGCCTTCAGATAGATTTGGGCGGAAAAATACTTTATACTTTGTAGCGGCTGCTTATCTGCTTTCGTCACTTGGTACGGCCCTTGCCGACAACTGGTATATCTTCTTAGCTTTCCGTTTTTTGGGCGGTTTAGGCGTCGGTGCTTCGTCGGTAACGGCACCTATTTATATATCCGAGGTTTCACCTGCCGACCGCCGTGGCCGCTTGGTGGGCTTGTTCCAGTTTAATGTAGTACTGGGTATCCTGGTGTCTTATTTATCTAACTATCTCATTAGTCAAGGCGGCGAAGCTTCATGGCGCTGGATGCTGGGTGTACAAGCTTTTCCGGCTCTTATTTTCCTGGTATTGATCCGTTTTATTCCGGAAAGTCCTCGCTGGCTGATCCTCAAAAAAGGGGATATGGATAAGGCGCTGCGTATTTTAAGAGTGATCAACCCGTTAAACTGCGAAGATGAACTGATCGCTATCCAAAATTCAAAATTGGAGAGCGACCAGTCTGCAAATAGCAACAATTTATTTTCAGGGCAATTTAAAACCCCGGTTATGCTGGCTGTTCTGTTCGCGTTTTTTAACCAGGTATCAGGTATTAACGCTATTATTTACTATGCGCCTCGTATCTTCGAAATGGCCGGCCTCGGTGCTCACTCTTCCTTATTATCTACCGTAGGTATCGGAATTATCAATTTCATTTTCACGCTATTGGCAATCAATATCATCGATAAAGTTGGAAGGAAGCTACTGATGGTGATTGGCTCATTTGGCCTTATCGCAGCACTATTTATGGTGAGCTTTACCTTTTATCAAGGCAACTTTAATGGTTTTGCCATCCCTATTTATATGATGATTTTCATCGCCTTTTTTGCTTTCTCGCAGGGGGCAGTTATTTGGGTGTTTATTTCAGAGATATTTCCTAATCAGGTACGGGCAAAAGGCCAAACGCTGGGTAGTTCCACGCATTGGATCATGGCAGCTATAATCGCTTTCAGCTTTCCTTATTTCGCAGAAAAGCTTGGGGGTACCATTACCTTTTCTTTCTTCGGCACCATGATGGTTTTGCAGTTAATATTTGTTTGGAGGTTGATGCCGGAAACCAAAGGAAAATCTTTGGAGCAAATAGAAGATAATATTGTATTGATGCACTAA
- a CDS encoding PfkB family carbohydrate kinase, producing the protein MISENHSSPAICYGEILWDMLPDGPQPGGAPLNVAYHLNKLGVDTSIVSRIGNDANGDKLEALLDNWQIKKHMLQRDVTYPTSEVIARMNNGNEVSYEIVFPVAWDFINNVDEIKNQIKPSTYLIYGSLSSRHNTSRETLLKILECNAIKVFDINLRPPFVNRDLLETLLHKADIVKFNQAELEMAQSLFRGALGNEASQVKFIQHYFNVQEVIVTKGEFGASYYKNHEVYNAWGSEVKVKDTIGSGDAFLAAFIANHYLNNEPKTTIKNAVAMGAFIATKKGGCPEYRLSEYVNFKSKTF; encoded by the coding sequence ATGATATCAGAAAATCACAGTTCACCCGCTATTTGCTATGGCGAAATACTATGGGACATGTTACCCGATGGCCCGCAGCCTGGCGGGGCACCACTAAATGTAGCCTATCATTTAAATAAACTTGGTGTAGACACCAGCATAGTTAGCCGTATAGGTAATGACGCCAACGGCGATAAACTTGAAGCCTTGCTTGATAATTGGCAAATTAAAAAGCATATGCTGCAGCGGGATGTTACATACCCCACCAGTGAGGTAATTGCCCGGATGAATAATGGGAACGAAGTATCGTATGAGATAGTGTTCCCGGTTGCCTGGGACTTTATAAACAATGTTGATGAAATAAAAAACCAGATTAAGCCCTCTACTTATTTAATTTATGGAAGCTTGTCGTCTCGTCATAACACGTCAAGGGAAACCCTATTGAAAATATTGGAATGCAACGCTATTAAGGTATTTGATATCAATTTACGTCCGCCATTTGTTAATCGCGATCTTTTGGAAACCCTTTTACATAAGGCTGATATCGTAAAATTTAATCAGGCAGAGTTAGAGATGGCACAATCCCTTTTCAGGGGGGCACTCGGTAATGAAGCGTCGCAGGTTAAATTTATACAACATTACTTTAACGTTCAGGAGGTCATCGTCACCAAGGGCGAATTTGGTGCATCCTATTATAAAAACCATGAAGTTTATAACGCATGGGGTAGCGAGGTTAAGGTAAAGGATACTATTGGGAGCGGCGATGCTTTCCTGGCCGCTTTTATAGCCAACCATTATTTAAACAACGAACCAAAAACAACCATAAAAAATGCGGTGGCTATGGGGGCCTTTATCGCTACCAAGAAAGGAGGTTGTCCGGAGTACCGATTATCTGAATATGTAAACTTTAAGAGCAAGACTTTTTAG
- a CDS encoding hybrid sensor histidine kinase/response regulator transcription factor — MYNQVSFFTRQFGFWICLIIAISACRPVNKKTQYVIGFSQCVGSDLWRKTMLDEMKMELSLHPGADFVYADAEGNSKKQIIQVKNMLEHGIDLLIISPNEAQPLTEIVEQTYNKGIPVIVIDRKTASSLYTAYVGADNYQLGKMAGEYAGTILKGQVNLIEIMGLPGSSPAIERDRGFIDGIKKFSNINIRDKIYGDWLKKNAKEQLLNIKNKLPGTGAVFAHNDVMAAGAREVLNSLKLPRNIKVIGIDALPGTGGGLELVSDKVLDASLLYPTGGKEAIVTAFHILNKEAFSRDNILQSLVIDSTNVQLMKVQWNKINSQQKDIEKQKSLLEEQEAVYNSQQVILNIIVITLVLAVIFGGLAFYFLVENRKVNKSLEAKNTEILSQRNQLIELSIKAEAATEAKLNFFTNISHEFRTPLTLIISPIEDLIKNDKLQALAGRQLQLIHQNTYRLLHLVNQLIDYRKIEYDKQQLQASENNLVVFLKDIVDSFRQYAQKLNVDIQFIPRDKEIKIWFDVNMLDKVFFNLISNAIKFSREKGHIQIKIQQNDGKVQIAISDNGIGLAPDEALRIFDQFYQVDHHDGKGSGIGLSLSKEIVQLHGGAIAVESQKWKGTTFTVSLPLGDAHLQKEQKIEQLLNQSDIVAKSKVYQVEVIKSDQTNSADVFSQPKEYSILIVEDNPELLLYLSEQLAKYYEIFVANNGNNALTEAYEKVPDLIIADVVMPGFSGKVLAEKLKSDLRTSHIPIILLTAQVSVEQQIEGIQSMADLYITKPFNFDYLLANIQNLIRNRVILKEHFTSDISSSEKSQTPNNLDKKFLSDFSGIVEQNLSNEKFNVDDICKVIGISRVQLYRKVKALLGCSITDYILNRRLKKAKYLLGNEGYTIAEITYMVGFSNPNYFATVFKAKYNCTPSEFRKNKVSSG; from the coding sequence ATGTATAATCAGGTATCTTTCTTTACGCGACAGTTTGGATTTTGGATATGCCTGATCATCGCAATATCCGCTTGCAGGCCTGTAAACAAAAAAACACAGTATGTAATCGGCTTTTCTCAGTGTGTTGGTTCTGATCTGTGGAGGAAAACCATGCTCGACGAAATGAAAATGGAGCTTTCCCTCCATCCCGGTGCCGATTTTGTATATGCCGATGCGGAAGGCAACAGCAAAAAACAGATTATACAGGTAAAAAACATGCTTGAACATGGTATCGACCTGCTCATCATCTCCCCAAATGAAGCCCAGCCCCTTACCGAAATTGTGGAACAAACCTATAATAAAGGTATCCCTGTAATAGTTATCGACCGTAAAACGGCATCATCGCTATATACCGCTTACGTAGGCGCCGATAATTATCAGTTAGGCAAAATGGCCGGAGAATACGCGGGCACGATTTTGAAAGGGCAGGTTAACCTGATTGAAATTATGGGGCTACCCGGATCGTCGCCGGCAATTGAGCGCGACCGAGGGTTTATTGATGGTATTAAAAAATTTAGCAATATTAACATCCGCGATAAAATATATGGGGACTGGCTGAAGAAAAACGCAAAAGAACAATTGCTAAACATTAAAAACAAATTGCCTGGTACTGGTGCTGTTTTTGCACACAATGATGTTATGGCGGCGGGCGCGCGCGAGGTATTGAACAGCCTGAAACTGCCGCGGAATATTAAGGTGATTGGCATTGATGCCTTACCGGGAACAGGCGGCGGTCTTGAATTGGTTTCGGACAAAGTTTTGGATGCCAGTTTACTTTATCCAACCGGCGGTAAGGAAGCTATCGTGACAGCCTTTCATATCCTTAATAAAGAAGCCTTTTCAAGGGATAACATCCTACAATCGCTCGTAATTGACTCTACCAATGTGCAATTGATGAAGGTGCAATGGAACAAGATAAACAGCCAGCAAAAGGATATTGAAAAACAAAAAAGCTTACTCGAAGAGCAAGAAGCAGTTTATAACAGCCAGCAGGTGATTTTAAACATCATTGTTATCACCTTGGTTTTAGCTGTTATTTTCGGGGGACTGGCTTTTTACTTTCTGGTAGAAAACCGCAAGGTTAATAAAAGCCTTGAAGCTAAGAATACCGAAATACTTTCACAACGAAACCAACTCATAGAGTTATCCATAAAAGCGGAGGCGGCAACTGAAGCTAAGCTCAATTTCTTCACCAATATATCGCACGAGTTTCGTACGCCGCTCACATTGATCATCTCACCTATTGAGGACTTGATCAAGAACGACAAGCTACAAGCCTTAGCGGGAAGACAGTTGCAACTGATCCATCAAAACACGTACAGGCTGCTACACCTGGTTAACCAACTGATAGATTATCGTAAAATTGAATACGATAAACAGCAGTTACAAGCATCAGAAAATAACCTGGTGGTATTTTTGAAGGATATTGTTGACAGTTTTAGACAATATGCCCAAAAGCTAAATGTAGATATTCAATTTATACCACGTGATAAGGAAATTAAGATTTGGTTTGATGTCAATATGCTGGACAAAGTTTTTTTTAACCTGATATCCAACGCCATTAAGTTTAGCCGCGAGAAAGGCCATATTCAAATCAAAATCCAACAAAATGATGGGAAAGTGCAAATAGCCATAAGCGATAACGGCATTGGATTGGCACCTGATGAAGCTTTAAGGATATTTGACCAATTTTACCAGGTTGACCACCATGATGGCAAAGGATCGGGAATCGGGCTTTCGTTATCTAAAGAGATTGTCCAGCTCCACGGTGGCGCTATTGCTGTAGAGAGCCAAAAATGGAAAGGCACCACCTTCACTGTTTCGCTACCGTTAGGGGACGCGCACCTACAAAAAGAGCAAAAAATCGAACAGTTATTAAACCAATCGGACATAGTTGCCAAATCAAAAGTTTACCAGGTCGAGGTCATCAAATCGGACCAAACTAATTCAGCGGATGTATTTAGTCAACCAAAAGAATATTCTATACTTATCGTAGAGGATAACCCTGAACTGTTGCTTTACCTGAGCGAACAACTTGCTAAATATTATGAGATTTTTGTAGCCAATAACGGTAACAACGCTTTAACGGAAGCTTATGAAAAAGTTCCGGACCTGATTATTGCCGATGTAGTTATGCCCGGGTTTTCGGGTAAGGTTTTGGCCGAAAAATTAAAATCCGATTTGCGAACTTCTCATATTCCTATCATTTTGCTCACGGCCCAGGTAAGTGTTGAGCAGCAAATTGAGGGTATACAATCCATGGCCGATCTTTATATCACTAAGCCTTTTAATTTCGATTACTTATTAGCCAACATACAGAACCTGATACGCAACCGGGTAATTTTAAAAGAACATTTTACGAGTGACATCAGCAGTTCCGAAAAATCACAAACACCCAATAACCTGGATAAAAAGTTTTTGAGTGATTTTTCTGGTATAGTGGAGCAAAACCTTTCGAACGAAAAATTTAATGTGGATGATATTTGTAAAGTTATCGGCATTTCGCGGGTACAGCTTTACCGAAAGGTAAAAGCCCTTTTAGGCTGCAGCATAACTGATTATATTTTAAACCGAAGGCTTAAAAAAGCTAAGTATTTACTCGGCAATGAGGGCTATACTATTGCCGAAATAACCTATATGGTTGGTTTTTCAAATCCGAATTACTTCGCAACTGTATTTAAAGCCAAATACAACTGCACACCCAGCGAATTTAGAAAAAACAAGGTCTCGTCCGGATAA